The following coding sequences are from one Thermus thermamylovorans window:
- a CDS encoding type 4a pilus biogenesis protein PilO has protein sequence MLARLGQREWALIAIALTLAVALLWYFFLIVPLRQETDLVRQEIARLIPERDRGRQAQRALPELRAAIAELQAERQAFLRALPREEQLSALLSEVLGEAVRSGVTVRSFTRSPTSAPVPEVRAVNLALSLEAPFPETYAYLQRLEGLSRFSTLSGLNLSVQGQEANPSLATSLTLTFYVLARDLEGGER, from the coding sequence GTGCTCGCTAGGCTGGGGCAAAGGGAGTGGGCCCTCATCGCCATCGCCCTCACCCTGGCGGTGGCTCTCCTCTGGTACTTCTTCCTCATCGTCCCCTTAAGGCAGGAAACCGATCTGGTGCGCCAGGAGATCGCCCGCCTCATCCCCGAGCGGGACCGGGGCCGGCAGGCGCAGCGGGCCCTGCCGGAGCTCCGGGCGGCCATCGCCGAGCTGCAGGCGGAGCGCCAGGCCTTCCTCCGGGCCCTGCCCCGGGAGGAGCAGCTTTCCGCGCTGCTCTCGGAGGTCCTGGGCGAGGCGGTGAGGAGCGGGGTCACGGTGCGCTCCTTCACCCGTTCCCCCACCTCGGCCCCGGTGCCGGAGGTGCGGGCGGTGAACCTGGCCCTCTCCCTCGAGGCCCCCTTCCCGGAAACCTACGCCTACCTCCAGCGCCTGGAGGGCCTCTCCCGCTTCAGCACCCTTTCCGGCCTCAACCTGAGCGTCCAAGGACAGGAGGCGAACCCGTCCCTGGCCACCAGCCTGACGCTGACCTTCTACGTGCTGGCCCGGGACCTCGAGGGAGGTGAGCGGTGA
- the pilM gene encoding type IV pilus assembly protein PilM, with amino-acid sequence MFSGFSRLFKPRVEALGLEIGAASLKLVELSGHPPALRAFASRPVPPGTVVEGVITEPGALAQEIRALLAEARTRRRYVVTAVPNPSVILRTLQVPKMPPKEMEEAVRWEAERYIPFPIDEVVLDFAPLDPLAEVAEGEQVEVMVAAARQEAVAALIEALRGAGLTPVVLDVKPFAGLYPLEEGLARDPEGVAVAIEIGAESTSLVLTKGNRPLAVRVLTLSGKDFTEAIGKSFGLDFLTAEEVKRTYGLATIPTEDEELLLDFDAERERYSPARIYDAIRPVLVDLTQEIRRSLEFFRVQLGDVQPEVGYLYGGGSRLRGLAGLLTDTLGVNFTTPDPWEGIQVDPKRFDLENLKDMGPELVVPVGLALRGVSPLD; translated from the coding sequence GTGTTTTCGGGTTTCAGCAGGTTATTCAAACCCCGCGTGGAAGCCCTGGGGCTGGAGATCGGGGCCGCCAGCCTGAAGCTGGTGGAGCTTTCCGGCCATCCCCCAGCCCTCAGGGCCTTCGCCAGCCGCCCTGTCCCTCCGGGCACCGTGGTGGAAGGGGTCATCACCGAGCCCGGGGCCCTGGCCCAGGAGATCCGCGCCCTTCTGGCCGAAGCCCGCACCCGCAGGCGCTACGTGGTGACCGCCGTCCCCAACCCCAGCGTGATCCTCCGCACCCTCCAGGTGCCCAAGATGCCCCCCAAGGAGATGGAGGAGGCGGTGCGCTGGGAGGCGGAGCGGTACATTCCCTTCCCCATTGACGAGGTGGTCCTGGACTTCGCCCCCCTGGACCCCCTGGCCGAGGTGGCCGAAGGGGAGCAGGTGGAGGTGATGGTGGCGGCGGCCCGGCAGGAGGCCGTGGCTGCCCTGATCGAGGCCCTGAGGGGCGCGGGCCTTACCCCGGTGGTGCTGGACGTGAAGCCCTTCGCCGGCCTCTACCCCCTGGAGGAAGGGCTGGCCCGGGACCCCGAGGGGGTGGCGGTGGCCATCGAGATCGGGGCCGAAAGCACCAGCCTGGTCCTAACCAAAGGGAACCGCCCCCTGGCGGTCCGGGTGCTAACCCTGTCGGGCAAGGACTTCACCGAGGCCATCGGCAAGAGCTTCGGCCTGGACTTCCTCACCGCGGAGGAGGTCAAGCGCACCTACGGCCTGGCTACCATCCCCACCGAGGACGAGGAGCTCCTTTTGGACTTCGACGCCGAACGGGAGCGCTACAGCCCCGCCCGCATTTACGACGCCATCCGCCCGGTCCTGGTGGACCTCACCCAAGAGATCCGGCGCAGCCTGGAGTTCTTCCGGGTGCAGTTGGGGGACGTCCAGCCGGAGGTGGGCTACCTCTACGGCGGGGGAAGCCGCCTCCGGGGCCTGGCCGGCCTCCTCACCGACACCCTGGGGGTGAACTTCACCACCCCAGACCCCTGGGAGGGCATCCAGGTGGACCCCAAGCGCTTCGACCTGGAAAACCTCAAGGATATGGGCCCGGAACTGGTGGTGCCCGTGGGCCTGGCCCTGAGGGGGGTGAGTCCCCTTGATTAG
- a CDS encoding flagellar protein FliT, which translates to MIRLNLLPKNLRRRIEPGWWRLAALAFALVALLTLGFLHYTAYTELSLAKQERDALRAEVEALRPFIAEQNRLQQERRALEALLNIREGLRRNFVPWSDYLAAFINQIPREGGRFPVALRSVGTRALTPEEGAALAQGGSFDGKRVRVEFTLQGEALSQGALVRFIQAFETSPRFGIEFQGASLDPGRGLYTFSARVGAVGGEESAR; encoded by the coding sequence TTGATTAGGCTGAACCTCCTGCCCAAAAACCTGCGCCGCCGCATTGAACCGGGCTGGTGGCGCCTGGCTGCCCTGGCCTTCGCCCTGGTGGCCCTCCTTACCCTGGGATTCCTCCACTACACCGCCTACACCGAGCTTTCCCTAGCCAAGCAGGAGCGGGATGCCCTGAGGGCGGAGGTGGAAGCCCTGAGGCCCTTCATCGCCGAGCAGAACCGCCTGCAGCAGGAGAGGCGGGCCCTCGAGGCCCTCCTCAACATCCGGGAAGGCCTGAGGCGGAACTTCGTCCCCTGGTCCGACTACCTGGCCGCCTTCATCAACCAGATCCCCCGGGAGGGGGGCCGCTTCCCCGTGGCCCTGCGTTCCGTGGGCACCCGGGCCCTCACCCCCGAGGAGGGAGCGGCCCTGGCCCAGGGGGGAAGCTTTGACGGCAAGAGGGTGCGGGTGGAGTTCACCCTGCAAGGGGAGGCCCTGAGCCAAGGAGCCCTGGTGCGCTTCATCCAGGCCTTCGAGACCTCCCCCCGGTTCGGCATCGAGTTCCAGGGAGCCTCCCTGGACCCGGGAAGGGGGCTTTACACCTTCAGCGCCCGGGTGGGCGCGGTGGGGGGTGAGGAAAGTGCTCGCTAG
- a CDS encoding DUF5317 domain-containing protein, translating to MAFGTYRGLFQPDWAGPLARTLVLLLVGYGLYQNRHLRSLYLVLGGLFLNTLVIFANGGHMPVSLAALERAGLEGWEEILKERRDAVHTLLDENTRLPFLGDVIALPPLRKAVSPGDLFILAGIAGVVVEGALRAGGRRLSRRQQALRVLAFLLLILLLLAWRA from the coding sequence CTGGCCTTTGGCACCTACCGGGGCCTCTTCCAGCCGGACTGGGCCGGGCCTTTGGCCAGGACCCTGGTCCTCCTCCTGGTGGGGTACGGGCTTTACCAGAACCGGCACCTAAGGAGCCTCTACCTGGTCCTCGGGGGGCTTTTCCTGAACACCCTGGTCATCTTCGCCAACGGGGGGCATATGCCCGTGAGCCTGGCCGCCCTGGAGCGGGCGGGGCTCGAGGGGTGGGAGGAGATCCTAAAGGAACGCCGGGACGCGGTGCACACCCTCCTGGACGAGAACACCCGCCTCCCCTTCCTGGGGGACGTGATCGCCCTACCCCCCTTGCGCAAGGCGGTGAGCCCGGGGGACCTCTTCATCCTGGCGGGGATCGCCGGGGTGGTGGTGGAGGGGGCCCTGAGGGCGGGGGGGAGGCGCCTTTCCCGGCGGCAACAGGCCCTTCGGGTCCTGGCCTTTCTCCTCCTGATCCTCCTCCTCCTGGCCTGGCGGGCCTGA
- the aroC gene encoding chorismate synthase, with product MRFLTAGESHGPELLAIIEGLPAGLPLTEEDINPWLERRQKGYGRGRRMVIETDRVEFRAGVRAGRTTGAPVALAIRNADHRNWVEVMDPAPGNEPRKRALTAPRPGHADLAGGIKYGHKDLRDVLERASARETAMRVAVGAVALKLLALLGVEGVGYVPGMAGVWARVPFSWDLVPRIEESPLRMTDPEAEAEAIRRIDQAKAEGDTLGGVIEARFRGLVPGLGSHVHWDRKLDGRLAQMALSIPAVKGVEIGPAFENAMRRGSEVHDAIYWSPEGGFYRKTNRAGGLEGGMTTGEELVVRAALKPIATLMRPLPTVDVVSHEAKDAARERSDTTAVPAASVILCALSAIVLAQAYLEKFGGDTLEELQERVERYRVRALAY from the coding sequence ATGAGGTTCCTGACCGCAGGCGAGTCCCACGGGCCCGAGCTCCTCGCCATCATCGAAGGGCTGCCCGCGGGGCTACCCCTCACCGAGGAGGACATCAACCCCTGGCTGGAGCGGCGCCAGAAGGGTTACGGGCGGGGCCGCCGCATGGTGATCGAAACCGACCGGGTGGAGTTCCGCGCCGGCGTCAGGGCCGGGCGCACCACCGGGGCCCCGGTGGCCCTGGCCATCCGGAACGCCGACCACCGGAACTGGGTGGAGGTCATGGACCCGGCCCCGGGAAATGAGCCCAGGAAAAGGGCCCTCACCGCCCCCCGCCCCGGCCACGCGGACCTCGCCGGGGGGATCAAGTACGGGCACAAGGACCTCCGGGACGTGCTAGAAAGGGCCAGCGCCCGGGAGACCGCCATGCGGGTGGCGGTGGGGGCGGTGGCCCTGAAGCTCCTCGCCCTCCTGGGGGTGGAGGGGGTGGGGTACGTGCCGGGGATGGCGGGGGTGTGGGCCCGGGTGCCCTTCTCCTGGGACCTGGTCCCCCGCATTGAGGAAAGCCCCCTGCGCATGACCGACCCCGAGGCCGAGGCCGAGGCCATCCGCCGCATCGACCAGGCCAAGGCGGAAGGGGACACCCTGGGGGGGGTGATCGAGGCCCGCTTCCGCGGCCTGGTGCCGGGCCTGGGGAGCCACGTCCACTGGGACCGGAAGCTGGATGGCCGCCTGGCCCAGATGGCCCTCTCCATCCCCGCGGTCAAGGGGGTGGAGATCGGCCCCGCCTTCGAGAACGCCATGCGCCGGGGCTCCGAGGTGCACGACGCCATCTACTGGAGCCCCGAAGGGGGCTTTTACCGCAAGACCAACCGGGCCGGAGGGCTGGAGGGGGGGATGACCACGGGAGAAGAGCTGGTGGTGCGGGCCGCCCTCAAGCCCATCGCCACCCTCATGCGGCCCCTCCCCACCGTGGACGTGGTGAGCCACGAGGCCAAAGACGCTGCCCGGGAGCGCTCGGACACCACCGCCGTCCCCGCGGCCAGCGTCATCCTCTGCGCCCTTTCCGCCATCGTCCTGGCCCAGGCCTACCTGGAGAAGTTCGGAGGGGACACCCTCGAGGAACTCCAGGAGCGGGTGGAGCGCTACCGGGTCCGCGCCCTCGCCTACTAG
- a CDS encoding secretin N-terminal domain-containing protein, which translates to MKSLAWALVALSLTALAGSLPQDPRFEARVDLKVSESQVRAGLTLPLDVVLEALARSVGLQPLIYRAYDPTGDPARAEPPLPNVKLDFQGKPFREVWDLLFATYGTQFGLDYLFLPPDVVVVAPTQVITALVDAPSRVGAAERRPYIVGIPEITYRRTETDPQGQPRTVVNIDGAKAWVQNDLLPFLSREAAGLSVNWIVVEEGGRLRAILSVLATGEQHTRFSDILRRAGIDFRPLPPLVEPRPRVERLYALNHATFPELLAFLQAQVPGAQIGVLPTDPKRALVLATLEDHARLEALLQTADVPKTPVRVRRVYALQNLTFAEAQERLRPLLERELPESRLESVPGNPRALLLEATEADHALFGEILRAADVPPQVAPPPQEAAVRRLFPLRFADAERVAPFLAREVPGIVVQTVPGQPVLSVRGTERQLAEVESLLAQIDRAPEQGPPVFQRAYQLSNAKAADLAKVLQEALLARQPQAEGQGAPRVRPATVVADERTNTLIVTGTQEDLSLVEGLIPRLDQPVPQVALRVRIQEVQANVTQNLGLKWNTIAGGNVVASILDTGLSLIFDSTRSLAALNILATLEALQRQGLSRALRDVNQTVLNNQTARLQSGETFLIRRVVGDRVERVPFDIGIIVEVTPQVTADGQILLRIQAEVSGNVQRNPVDGDVDRFTKQVVTTTLRVQDGQTVILGGLTAQETTQVQQGVPLLMDIPLIGELFKQRTAENVDRELLVVITADILRETASR; encoded by the coding sequence ATGAAGTCCCTGGCATGGGCCCTGGTGGCCCTCAGCCTCACCGCCCTGGCGGGAAGCCTCCCCCAGGACCCCCGTTTTGAGGCCAGGGTCGACCTCAAGGTCTCGGAGAGCCAGGTGCGGGCGGGCCTCACCCTCCCCCTGGACGTGGTCCTCGAGGCCCTGGCCCGGAGCGTGGGCCTCCAGCCCCTCATCTACCGGGCCTACGACCCCACGGGCGACCCCGCCCGGGCCGAGCCTCCCCTGCCCAACGTGAAGCTGGACTTCCAGGGCAAGCCCTTCCGTGAGGTCTGGGACCTCCTCTTCGCCACCTACGGCACCCAGTTTGGGCTGGACTACCTCTTCCTGCCCCCCGATGTGGTGGTGGTGGCCCCCACCCAGGTGATCACCGCCCTGGTGGACGCCCCGAGCCGGGTGGGCGCGGCGGAGCGCAGGCCCTACATCGTGGGCATCCCCGAGATCACCTACCGGCGCACGGAAACCGACCCCCAGGGCCAGCCCCGTACCGTGGTCAACATCGACGGGGCTAAGGCCTGGGTGCAAAACGACCTCCTCCCCTTCCTCTCCCGAGAGGCCGCGGGCCTTAGCGTGAACTGGATCGTGGTGGAGGAGGGGGGAAGGCTCAGGGCCATCCTCTCCGTCCTGGCCACGGGCGAGCAGCACACCCGCTTCTCCGACATCCTCCGGCGGGCAGGGATCGACTTCCGCCCCCTCCCTCCCCTGGTGGAGCCCAGGCCCCGGGTGGAGCGGCTTTACGCCCTCAACCACGCCACCTTCCCCGAACTCCTGGCCTTTCTCCAGGCCCAGGTGCCCGGGGCCCAGATCGGCGTCCTCCCCACCGACCCCAAACGGGCCCTGGTCCTCGCTACCCTGGAGGACCACGCCCGCCTGGAGGCCCTCCTCCAAACCGCCGACGTCCCCAAAACCCCCGTACGCGTGCGCCGGGTCTACGCCCTGCAAAACCTCACCTTCGCCGAGGCCCAGGAGCGCCTGCGGCCCCTTTTGGAACGGGAGCTCCCCGAAAGCCGTCTGGAAAGCGTCCCAGGAAACCCCCGGGCCCTCCTCCTAGAGGCTACCGAGGCGGACCACGCCCTTTTCGGCGAAATCCTTAGGGCGGCGGACGTCCCCCCCCAGGTGGCCCCTCCCCCACAGGAGGCCGCGGTACGGCGGCTTTTCCCCCTGCGCTTCGCCGACGCTGAGCGGGTGGCCCCCTTCCTGGCCCGGGAGGTGCCGGGGATCGTGGTGCAGACCGTGCCGGGGCAGCCCGTCCTCTCCGTGCGGGGCACGGAAAGGCAGCTCGCCGAGGTGGAAAGCCTCCTCGCCCAGATCGACCGGGCCCCCGAGCAGGGCCCGCCCGTGTTCCAGCGGGCCTACCAGCTCTCCAACGCCAAGGCCGCCGACCTCGCCAAGGTGCTTCAGGAGGCCCTCCTGGCCCGCCAGCCCCAGGCCGAGGGCCAGGGCGCACCCCGGGTGCGCCCGGCCACGGTGGTGGCTGACGAGCGCACCAACACCCTGATCGTCACCGGCACCCAGGAGGACTTGAGCCTGGTGGAGGGCCTCATCCCCCGGCTGGACCAGCCGGTGCCCCAGGTGGCCTTACGGGTGCGGATCCAGGAGGTGCAGGCCAACGTGACCCAAAACCTGGGCCTCAAGTGGAACACCATCGCCGGGGGAAACGTGGTGGCCAGCATCTTGGACACCGGGCTTTCCCTCATCTTCGACAGCACCCGTAGCCTCGCCGCCCTGAACATCCTGGCCACCCTCGAGGCCCTCCAGCGCCAGGGGCTTTCCCGGGCCCTAAGGGACGTGAACCAGACCGTCCTCAACAACCAGACCGCCCGCCTGCAGTCCGGGGAGACCTTCCTCATCCGCCGGGTGGTGGGGGACCGGGTGGAAAGGGTACCCTTCGACATCGGCATCATCGTGGAGGTCACCCCCCAGGTCACCGCCGACGGGCAGATCCTCCTCAGGATCCAGGCCGAGGTCTCCGGCAACGTGCAGCGCAACCCCGTGGACGGGGACGTGGACCGCTTCACCAAGCAGGTGGTGACCACCACCCTGCGGGTGCAGGACGGGCAGACGGTGATCCTGGGGGGGCTCACCGCCCAGGAGACCACCCAGGTGCAGCAGGGGGTGCCCCTCCTCATGGACATCCCCCTGATCGGGGAGCTCTTCAAGCAGCGCACGGCGGAGAACGTGGACCGGGAGCTTCTGGTGGTGATCACCGCCGACATCCTCAGGGAAACCGCAAGCCGCTAG
- a CDS encoding HD-GYP domain-containing protein, with amino-acid sequence MLQKLRRLELPPPRVLAFTLAVFASFLLLEGYLIARHGFHLPPPGLGWFDLLFWAALVFWSVRVEIRLPLSASMSHLFLFALALVVLTPPWLAPLVVFLFQPSDNLWYKQLFNRSQDALATLAAALVWQFFQNNPLYLGTLNLSAGVGVGLGAVAFFLVNAGLITLIIHLANGTPLREIWKKNIGWLTSSYLLLSPLALLLARAYETPLLGGWGGWTVLFFLVPLYYSRFYWDEKVRLEQAFDATLEVLMHALEAKEPETRMHSERVADIAKDLARARYGDEAKAMEIYRAARLHDIGKIGIPEAVLLKPDALTPEELALVQSHTTLGVQLLKPAEKVAFGPLVYNVIRHHHERWDGRGYPDGLAGHEIPEEARIVALADAYEAMTAGRPYRKAKTPEEALQEMRDLSGLQFDPRLVRLFSELWRQDPLWRDRHAYLAAKEGSVLRSTSPQPSSASASPSPSEPGQGTSEA; translated from the coding sequence ATGCTCCAAAAGCTCCGCCGCCTGGAACTCCCCCCGCCCCGGGTGCTGGCTTTTACCCTGGCGGTCTTTGCCAGCTTTTTGCTGCTGGAGGGCTACCTCATCGCCCGCCACGGGTTCCACCTTCCCCCGCCCGGGCTGGGCTGGTTTGACCTCCTCTTCTGGGCGGCCCTGGTCTTCTGGAGCGTGCGGGTGGAGATCCGCCTGCCCCTAAGCGCCAGCATGAGCCACCTCTTCCTCTTCGCCCTGGCCCTGGTGGTCCTCACACCCCCCTGGCTCGCCCCTCTGGTGGTTTTTCTTTTCCAGCCGAGCGACAACCTCTGGTACAAGCAGCTCTTCAACCGCTCCCAGGACGCCCTGGCCACCCTGGCCGCCGCCCTGGTCTGGCAGTTTTTCCAGAACAACCCCCTCTACCTGGGGACGCTCAACCTGAGCGCCGGGGTAGGCGTAGGCCTGGGAGCGGTGGCATTTTTCCTTGTTAACGCGGGTCTGATCACCCTCATCATTCATTTAGCCAACGGTACCCCCTTGCGGGAGATATGGAAAAAGAACATTGGCTGGCTCACCTCCAGCTACCTCCTCCTCTCTCCTCTAGCCCTCCTCCTGGCCCGGGCCTACGAGACCCCCCTCCTCGGGGGCTGGGGGGGGTGGACGGTCCTCTTCTTCCTGGTTCCCCTCTACTACAGCCGCTTCTACTGGGACGAGAAGGTGCGCCTGGAGCAGGCCTTTGACGCCACCCTGGAGGTGTTGATGCACGCCCTGGAGGCCAAGGAGCCGGAAACCCGCATGCACTCCGAGCGCGTGGCGGACATCGCCAAGGACCTGGCCCGGGCCCGCTACGGGGACGAGGCCAAGGCCATGGAGATCTACCGGGCGGCCCGCCTGCACGACATCGGCAAGATCGGCATCCCCGAGGCCGTGCTCCTCAAGCCGGACGCCCTCACCCCGGAGGAGCTGGCCCTGGTGCAGAGCCACACCACCTTGGGCGTCCAGCTCCTGAAGCCCGCGGAGAAGGTGGCCTTCGGCCCCTTGGTCTACAACGTGATCCGCCACCACCACGAGCGCTGGGACGGCCGGGGGTACCCGGACGGCCTCGCCGGGCACGAGATCCCCGAGGAGGCCCGCATCGTGGCCCTGGCCGACGCCTACGAGGCCATGACCGCAGGCCGCCCCTACCGCAAGGCCAAGACCCCGGAGGAGGCCCTCCAGGAGATGCGCGACCTCTCCGGCCTGCAGTTTGACCCCCGGCTGGTGCGCCTCTTCAGCGAGCTCTGGCGGCAGGACCCCCTGTGGCGCGACCGCCACGCCTACCTGGCGGCAAAGGAGGGATCGGTATTACGCTCTACCTCGCCGCAGCCCTCTTCGGCCTCGGCCTCGCCCTCGCCCTCGGAGCCAGGGCAAGGGACCTCGGAGGCATAG
- a CDS encoding homoisocitrate dehydrogenase, with amino-acid sequence MAYRICLIEGDGIGHEVVPAARKVLEATGVPLEFVEAEAGWETFERRGTSVPEETVERILSCHATLFGAATSPTRKVPGFFGAIRYLRRRLDLYANVRPAKSRPVPGSRGGVDLVIVRENTEGLYVEQERRYLDVAIADAVISKKASERIGRVALKLAESRPRKTLHIAHKANVLPVTQGLFLDTVREVAKDYPLVNVQDIIVDNCAMQLVMRPERFDVIVTTNLLGDILSDLTAGLVGGLGLAPSANIGDATAVFEPVHGSAPDIAGKGIANPTAAILSSAMMLDYLGEKEAARRVEKAVDSVLERGPRTPDLGGDATTEAFTNAVVATLKGP; translated from the coding sequence ATGGCGTACCGCATCTGCTTGATCGAGGGGGACGGCATCGGCCACGAGGTGGTGCCCGCGGCCCGGAAGGTCCTGGAAGCCACGGGGGTTCCCCTGGAGTTCGTGGAGGCCGAAGCGGGCTGGGAGACCTTCGAGCGAAGAGGGACCTCCGTCCCGGAGGAAACCGTGGAGAGGATCCTCTCCTGCCACGCCACCCTCTTCGGGGCGGCCACCAGCCCCACCCGCAAGGTACCCGGCTTCTTCGGGGCCATCCGCTACCTGCGCCGCAGGCTGGACCTCTACGCCAACGTGCGCCCCGCCAAGAGCCGCCCCGTCCCCGGAAGCCGGGGCGGGGTGGACCTCGTCATCGTGCGGGAGAACACCGAGGGGCTTTACGTGGAGCAGGAGCGGCGCTACCTGGACGTGGCCATCGCCGACGCGGTCATCTCCAAGAAGGCCAGCGAGCGCATCGGACGCGTGGCCCTGAAACTGGCAGAAAGCCGACCCCGCAAGACGCTCCACATCGCCCACAAGGCCAACGTTCTTCCCGTAACCCAGGGCCTCTTCCTGGACACGGTGCGGGAAGTGGCCAAGGACTACCCCCTGGTGAACGTGCAGGACATCATCGTGGACAACTGCGCCATGCAGCTCGTCATGCGGCCCGAGCGCTTTGATGTGATCGTCACCACTAACCTCCTGGGGGACATCCTCTCCGACCTTACCGCCGGGCTCGTGGGGGGCCTGGGCCTGGCCCCTTCCGCCAACATCGGGGACGCCACCGCGGTCTTCGAGCCCGTCCACGGCTCCGCTCCCGACATCGCCGGCAAGGGCATCGCCAATCCCACCGCCGCCATCCTCTCCTCAGCCATGATGCTGGACTACCTGGGGGAAAAGGAGGCGGCCAGGAGGGTGGAAAAGGCGGTGGACTCGGTGCTGGAGAGGGGGCCCCGCACCCCGGACCTGGGCGGGGACGCCACCACGGAGGCCTTCACCAATGCGGTGGTTGCAACCCTGAAAGGCCCCTAG
- a CDS encoding competence protein translates to MKEALERLATGWRNLPQSTKLLLAALLLVSAVTLWYAGFYLPAQVAAEPPPPIVEEVPRAIEAPPIPPLGETPEAGPPEPRQEAAASPTPAAAPMALPVPRPAREAPPNPFVPLVAEVAPPAPVPAPPSQPLPPGPPVRVTPGTPLPAPGTAPAPRPLPGTAGALPAPKVLSPTPQAEAPPGQVEVPVSLVPPPFLVETPLPGEAEVGPPTVTPQPRSALEALVEERGLRLSGTLLGPVSVAILESKEGYLVLPTGSPIPGSEAVIRRIEGDRVVLSMREETLEIPLALEAGGGQ, encoded by the coding sequence GTGAAGGAAGCCCTGGAGCGCCTCGCCACCGGCTGGCGCAACCTTCCCCAGTCCACCAAGCTCCTCCTGGCGGCCCTCCTCCTGGTAAGCGCCGTCACCCTGTGGTACGCGGGCTTCTACCTGCCCGCCCAGGTGGCGGCCGAGCCCCCTCCCCCGATCGTGGAAGAGGTCCCCCGGGCCATCGAGGCCCCCCCCATTCCCCCCTTGGGGGAAACCCCTGAGGCCGGGCCCCCGGAGCCCCGCCAGGAGGCGGCCGCCTCCCCCACCCCGGCCGCCGCCCCCATGGCCCTGCCCGTCCCCCGGCCCGCCCGGGAGGCCCCCCCCAACCCCTTCGTGCCCCTGGTGGCGGAGGTGGCTCCCCCGGCCCCGGTTCCTGCTCCCCCTTCCCAACCCTTGCCCCCAGGCCCCCCCGTGCGGGTGACCCCAGGAACCCCCCTGCCCGCTCCGGGCACCGCTCCAGCCCCCCGGCCCCTCCCTGGCACCGCCGGGGCCCTGCCCGCCCCCAAGGTCCTCTCCCCGACCCCCCAGGCGGAAGCGCCCCCCGGGCAGGTGGAGGTGCCGGTGAGCCTGGTCCCTCCCCCTTTCCTGGTGGAAACTCCCTTGCCCGGAGAGGCCGAGGTGGGGCCGCCCACCGTCACCCCTCAGCCCAGATCCGCCCTGGAGGCCTTGGTGGAGGAAAGAGGCTTGAGGCTTTCGGGCACCCTGCTGGGCCCGGTGAGCGTGGCCATCCTGGAGAGCAAGGAGGGCTACCTGGTCCTGCCCACGGGCAGCCCTATCCCCGGGAGTGAGGCCGTGATCCGCCGCATCGAAGGCGACCGCGTGGTCTTGTCCATGAGAGAGGAAACCCTGGAGATCCCCCTAGCTCTGGAAGCTGGAGGTGGCCAATGA
- a CDS encoding DUF1640 domain-containing protein, producing the protein MTAEERLYKLEGIVEGVMATLPGRMTALENRMTSLESRMDLLRQELKEEVKALEGKLAQEMARLRQELKGELSALEAKQAQQMAGLRQELKGELSALEAKQAQQMAGLRQELKGELSALEAKQAQQMAGLRQELKGELSALEAKQAQQMAGLRQELKGELSALEAKQAQQMAGLRQELKGELSALRQELKGDIGAAFNRMMVYLTALAAVLALLTFLR; encoded by the coding sequence ATGACCGCTGAGGAACGGCTGTACAAGCTGGAGGGCATCGTGGAGGGGGTCATGGCCACCCTTCCCGGGCGCATGACCGCCCTGGAGAACCGCATGACCTCCCTGGAAAGCCGCATGGACCTCCTGCGGCAGGAGCTGAAGGAGGAAGTGAAGGCCCTCGAGGGCAAGCTCGCCCAGGAGATGGCCCGCCTGCGCCAGGAGTTGAAGGGCGAGCTCTCCGCCCTGGAGGCCAAACAGGCCCAGCAGATGGCCGGCCTGCGCCAGGAGCTGAAGGGCGAGCTCTCCGCCCTGGAGGCCAAACAGGCCCAGCAGATGGCCGGCCTGCGCCAGGAGCTGAAGGGCGAGCTCTCCGCCCTGGAGGCCAAACAGGCCCAGCAGATGGCCGGCCTGCGCCAGGAGCTGAAGGGCGAGCTCTCCGCCCTGGAGGCCAAACAGGCCCAGCAGATGGCCGGCCTGCGCCAGGAGCTGAAGGGCGAGCTCTCCGCCCTGGAGGCCAAACAGGCCCAGCAGATGGCCGGCCTGCGCCAGGAGCTGAAGGGCGAGCTCTCCGCCCTGCGCCAGGAGCTGAAGGGAGACATCGGCGCCGCCTTCAACCGCATGATGGTTTACCTCACCGCCCTGGCCGCCGTCCTGGCCCTGCTCACCTTTCTGCGGTAA